The following coding sequences are from one bacterium window:
- the scpB gene encoding SMC-Scp complex subunit ScpB, with amino-acid sequence MSERPVRIGGTRAGSQAGESGRDSVVGNGSAGTGGATVASGARQAAGLGGPGAESTGNGEGTTDVRNAIECLLLARGGPVRLEEMRKVLELSEAELLATLAALQVEYEGRGLQIQEVAQGYQLCTRPEYGGYVQRLLRLGELEPLTRATLDVLAIVAYRQPVTRAEVDVIRGVQSTHHLVKLQDRRLVREVGRRPGPGRPILYGTTDGFLRYFGLKDLGALPKIGNHELSDALVPPGP; translated from the coding sequence ATGAGCGAGAGGCCCGTGCGGATCGGAGGCACGCGTGCGGGAAGTCAGGCCGGTGAATCCGGCCGGGACTCGGTCGTGGGCAACGGATCGGCGGGGACCGGCGGGGCGACCGTCGCGTCGGGGGCCCGGCAAGCGGCTGGTCTCGGCGGGCCGGGCGCTGAATCGACGGGGAATGGGGAAGGTACTACAGATGTGCGAAACGCCATCGAGTGCCTCCTCTTGGCTCGGGGCGGTCCGGTTCGCCTCGAGGAGATGCGAAAGGTGTTGGAACTCAGCGAAGCCGAGCTCCTGGCCACCTTGGCGGCCCTGCAGGTCGAGTACGAGGGGCGAGGTCTTCAGATTCAGGAGGTGGCACAGGGGTATCAGCTGTGCACCCGCCCCGAGTACGGCGGGTATGTCCAGCGGTTGCTTCGCCTCGGCGAACTCGAGCCGCTGACCCGCGCCACGCTGGATGTCTTGGCGATCGTCGCCTACCGCCAGCCGGTGACGCGGGCGGAGGTGGACGTCATCCGCGGCGTTCAGTCGACGCACCATCTGGTCAAGCTGCAGGATCGGCGGCTGGTCCGGGAGGTAGGGCGGCGCCCGGGCCCGGGGCGGCCGATTCTGTACGGGACCACCGACGGATTCCTTCGATACTTCGGCCTCAAAGACTTGGGCGCACTCCCCAAAATCGGCAATCATGAGCTGTCGGACGCACTGGTTCCGCCGGGTCCCTAA
- the lysA gene encoding diaminopimelate decarboxylase, producing the protein MEGKLAVGQAGALPLGLAQANEWTVGGVSARRLARDFGTPLYVMDEGRLRANCRAYTAALRESYPHSQAIFASKALCCMATCRLAYDEGLWVDAVSVGEIHTALRAGIPAGALLLHGSNKTPDELRVALQAGVGRIVVDNLYDLELLETLTSEMHQPVDVLLRLTPGIEPHTHKAIITGGVDSKFGLGIVDGTAREAMRRALEIPGVRVRGIHCHIGSQIMELDPFKTAAESMMEFAIWMARDVRVPVEELDLGGGLGIRYLPTDTPPPIRDYVSALAAIVKERAQAAGIPLPRLMLEPGRSIVGDAGATLYTVGAVKPVAGVRTYVSVDGGMYENPRQALYQARYEAALAERLTEPRNQTVTIAGRCCESGDVLIWEAKLPPPRSGDLLAIFGTGAYNYAMASNYNRYPRPPIVFVHDGRTRVVVERETVEDLLARDVPPA; encoded by the coding sequence GTGGAGGGCAAATTAGCGGTCGGGCAGGCGGGAGCGCTCCCGCTGGGATTGGCGCAGGCGAACGAGTGGACGGTCGGCGGTGTCAGCGCCCGGCGGCTCGCGCGAGACTTTGGGACGCCGCTGTACGTCATGGACGAGGGCCGACTGCGGGCGAACTGCCGAGCCTACACCGCGGCACTCCGGGAGTCATACCCGCACTCGCAGGCGATCTTCGCGAGCAAAGCCCTGTGCTGCATGGCCACCTGTCGTCTGGCCTACGACGAAGGGCTCTGGGTGGATGCGGTGTCGGTCGGGGAGATCCACACAGCCCTCCGGGCCGGGATCCCCGCCGGCGCGCTGTTGCTCCACGGGAGCAACAAAACGCCCGACGAGCTCCGCGTCGCCCTCCAGGCCGGCGTTGGCCGGATCGTCGTCGACAACCTCTATGACCTCGAGCTCCTAGAGACGCTGACCAGCGAGATGCACCAACCGGTCGATGTGCTCCTGCGGCTCACCCCGGGCATTGAGCCGCATACCCACAAGGCCATCATCACCGGCGGCGTTGACAGCAAGTTTGGCCTCGGCATCGTCGACGGAACCGCGCGGGAAGCGATGCGGCGGGCGCTCGAAATCCCCGGGGTGCGGGTGCGCGGGATCCACTGCCATATCGGGTCTCAAATCATGGAGCTCGACCCGTTCAAGACGGCAGCGGAATCGATGATGGAGTTTGCGATCTGGATGGCCCGGGACGTTCGGGTGCCGGTGGAAGAGCTCGATCTCGGCGGGGGGCTCGGCATTCGGTATCTCCCCACGGACACGCCGCCGCCGATTCGGGACTACGTATCGGCGCTGGCGGCGATCGTCAAGGAACGGGCGCAGGCCGCCGGCATCCCCCTGCCCAGGCTGATGCTCGAGCCGGGGCGATCGATCGTGGGAGACGCGGGCGCCACCCTGTACACGGTGGGAGCGGTGAAGCCGGTCGCCGGGGTCCGCACCTACGTGTCCGTCGACGGAGGCATGTACGAGAACCCGCGTCAGGCGCTGTACCAGGCTCGGTACGAAGCGGCGCTGGCGGAGCGCCTTACCGAACCCCGCAACCAGACGGTGACGATCGCCGGCCGATGCTGCGAATCCGGCGACGTGCTCATCTGGGAAGCCAAGCTGCCGCCACCGCGGTCGGGAGACCTGCTGGCGATCTTCGGCACGGGCGCCTACAACTACGCGATGGCGAGCAACTACAACCGGTATCCGCGGCCCCCGATCGTGTTTGTCCACGATGGTCGGACGCGGGTGGTCGTGGAACGCGAGACCGTTGAGGATCTGCTGGCCAGGGACGTCCCGCCGGCCTGA
- a CDS encoding segregation/condensation protein A → MAYHVQCEGFTGPLDLLVSLAYRGQVDFKAVSLRTIAEGYVERARETLDLEEATEVLVHLAVLADLKVRTLVPHAPPAEAPAEETEVPSDLRDRLGAQMAEYLKFREAAHALRVLEEIQSQVFVRSADAPDPHGEVLVEGVTLQDLFAAFAQVLRRAREAPRQIPGEEFTVEGKMEALLGVLRQEPAGVTFEALFLASASRLEIIVTFLAMLELIKQRRIRVRQPKVFGNILVMLVEAS, encoded by the coding sequence GTGGCCTACCACGTTCAGTGTGAGGGCTTTACCGGCCCCTTGGATCTCCTCGTCAGCCTTGCCTACCGCGGTCAGGTGGATTTCAAAGCCGTCTCGCTCCGCACGATCGCGGAAGGGTACGTGGAGCGCGCCCGCGAGACCCTCGACCTCGAGGAAGCCACGGAGGTGCTGGTCCACCTCGCGGTGCTCGCCGACCTGAAAGTCCGCACCCTCGTCCCGCATGCCCCACCCGCAGAGGCCCCCGCGGAAGAAACCGAGGTCCCATCCGACCTTCGAGATCGCCTGGGGGCTCAGATGGCCGAGTATCTCAAATTCCGCGAGGCGGCACACGCTCTGCGGGTCCTCGAAGAGATTCAGAGCCAGGTTTTTGTCCGCTCGGCCGATGCGCCGGACCCGCACGGCGAGGTATTGGTCGAGGGGGTAACCCTCCAGGATCTCTTCGCCGCCTTCGCGCAGGTCCTGCGGCGGGCGCGCGAAGCGCCCCGGCAGATCCCGGGCGAAGAGTTCACCGTCGAGGGGAAGATGGAAGCCCTGCTCGGCGTCCTCCGGCAGGAACCGGCCGGGGTGACGTTTGAGGCATTGTTTCTGGCCAGCGCCAGCCGGCTCGAGATCATCGTGACCTTCCTGGCGATGTTGGAACTGATCAAGCAGCGGCGCATCCGCGTCCGGCAGCCCAAGGTCTTTGGAAATATTCTGGTGATGCTGGTCGAGGCGTCATGA
- a CDS encoding acetyl-CoA C-acetyltransferase, with amino-acid sequence MREVVILSAARTPIGRFQGGLSSIPAPRLGSAAIAEATRRARIPPERVDEVYMGIILAAGLGQAPARQASLYAGLPNTVPATTLNKMCGSGLKAVMLGAQAVQAGDAEIVVAGGMENMSAAPYLLDRARTGYRMGHGALVDSMITDGLWDVYTDMHMGSCAELLSREYKISRAEQDEFARRSYTRAIAATESGHFRQEIVPVDIPSVRGEHTTVKEDEEPRRFDPEKLGKLRPVFEEGGTVTVANASSISDGAAAVVMASREAADRLGLRPLARIVGQAVNATAPEWFTIAPAGAIRRLLSKIGWTKDAVDLYEINEAYAAVVIAVARDVGLDMERVNVHGGAVALGHPIGASGARILTTLLYAMQAREVRRGVAAVCLGGGEAVSLAVERN; translated from the coding sequence ATGCGCGAGGTCGTGATCCTGAGCGCCGCGCGGACCCCGATCGGCCGGTTCCAGGGGGGCCTTTCGTCGATTCCCGCACCTCGGCTGGGCAGCGCGGCCATCGCGGAAGCGACCCGTCGGGCCCGGATTCCCCCGGAGCGGGTGGACGAAGTTTATATGGGCATCATCCTCGCCGCAGGATTGGGGCAGGCTCCGGCGCGCCAGGCATCGCTCTACGCCGGGCTGCCAAATACGGTCCCGGCGACGACGCTGAACAAGATGTGCGGGTCAGGACTCAAGGCGGTGATGCTGGGGGCGCAGGCCGTCCAGGCCGGCGACGCTGAGATCGTCGTCGCCGGCGGCATGGAAAATATGAGTGCCGCCCCTTATTTACTCGATCGGGCCCGTACCGGGTATCGAATGGGCCACGGCGCTCTGGTTGACTCGATGATCACCGATGGCCTTTGGGACGTCTACACCGATATGCACATGGGAAGTTGCGCGGAACTCCTGTCCCGCGAGTACAAGATCTCTCGGGCGGAGCAGGATGAATTCGCCCGCCGGTCCTACACTCGGGCCATCGCGGCAACGGAGTCGGGTCACTTCCGGCAGGAAATCGTTCCCGTGGACATCCCCAGCGTCCGCGGCGAGCACACGACGGTGAAGGAAGACGAGGAGCCGCGCAGGTTTGACCCGGAAAAGCTCGGGAAACTCCGCCCCGTGTTCGAGGAAGGCGGGACCGTCACGGTCGCGAACGCGTCGTCGATCAGCGACGGAGCGGCGGCGGTGGTGATGGCCTCAAGGGAGGCCGCCGATCGGTTGGGGCTGCGACCCCTTGCGCGGATTGTTGGCCAAGCTGTGAACGCGACCGCGCCGGAGTGGTTCACGATCGCCCCGGCGGGGGCGATCCGCCGGTTGCTGTCCAAGATCGGCTGGACCAAGGACGCGGTCGATCTCTACGAAATCAACGAAGCCTACGCCGCCGTCGTCATCGCCGTGGCCCGCGATGTCGGTCTCGACATGGAACGGGTAAACGTCCATGGTGGCGCGGTGGCGCTGGGTCATCCGATCGGCGCGAGCGGCGCTCGGATCCTCACGACACTGCTGTACGCGATGCAAGCACGGGAGGTTCGGCGGGGCGTCGCGGCGGTCTGCCTGGGAGGTGGCGAAGCCGTCAGCCTGGCGGTCGAGCGGAACTGA
- a CDS encoding PspC domain-containing protein has translation MPGGRLFRSRSDSFLLGVCGGLGKYFSVDSNVIRLAFVLLATWNGLGVLLYLATVLIVPEESASEAPPPSPAPGQEETRRMRMLGWLLVLAGGYLLLRTHPLFRPILQDPIFPVVLILGGLVLLFQRGGFRQR, from the coding sequence ATGCCGGGAGGGCGCCTCTTCCGGTCGCGCAGCGATTCATTTCTCCTAGGGGTGTGCGGCGGCCTGGGGAAGTACTTTTCGGTCGACAGCAATGTAATCCGGTTGGCGTTCGTCCTCTTGGCGACCTGGAATGGCCTGGGGGTGTTGCTGTATCTGGCGACCGTGCTGATCGTGCCCGAGGAATCCGCGAGCGAGGCGCCTCCGCCCTCCCCGGCGCCTGGGCAAGAGGAGACCCGGCGGATGCGCATGCTGGGCTGGTTGCTCGTCCTCGCGGGGGGGTACCTGCTTCTTCGTACCCACCCATTGTTCCGACCGATCCTGCAGGACCCGATCTTCCCGGTCGTCTTGATCCTGGGCGGCCTCGTGCTTCTGTTTCAGCGGGGAGGGTTCCGGCAGCGGTGA
- a CDS encoding tRNA (adenine-N1)-methyltransferase codes for MSSGPLKAGDSVLLIDRRRRRYMIMLRAGGVSDLRGGKVVHDTLLGEDEGGTIVSSRGERFLVVRPTLAEFILEMPRGAQVIYPKDLGAILLAADIFPGARVLEAGTGSGALTMALLRATGPQGRVTTYDLREEFARIAERNIQRFLGAADSLVLRRQDIYTGVLAEDLPIDRIILDLPEPWRVVGHAAHALPPGGIFVSYVPTVPQVVQTTETLRNSGAFAMIETVEVLMRPWNIEGLSVRPAHRMVAHTGFLTAARRVRSMAAERNDIPEPDGPAEGEGDDRGEV; via the coding sequence GTGTCATCCGGTCCCCTGAAGGCGGGCGATTCGGTCCTGCTCATCGATCGCCGGCGTCGACGGTACATGATTATGCTGCGCGCGGGTGGTGTCAGCGACCTCCGCGGCGGCAAGGTGGTCCACGATACCCTCCTCGGGGAGGACGAAGGCGGCACGATCGTCTCCAGCCGCGGCGAGCGGTTTCTCGTGGTGCGCCCCACGCTGGCCGAGTTTATCCTCGAGATGCCCCGAGGGGCGCAGGTCATCTACCCCAAGGATCTCGGGGCGATTCTCCTGGCCGCGGACATCTTCCCGGGGGCCCGGGTGCTGGAGGCGGGGACCGGATCGGGGGCGCTGACGATGGCGCTCCTTCGGGCGACGGGACCGCAGGGTCGGGTGACGACCTACGATCTGCGTGAGGAGTTCGCGCGCATCGCCGAACGGAACATCCAGCGGTTCCTGGGCGCCGCCGACTCGCTGGTGCTCCGCCGGCAAGATATCTACACCGGCGTGCTCGCTGAAGACCTTCCCATCGATCGTATCATCCTCGATCTCCCAGAACCGTGGCGGGTGGTGGGACATGCGGCACACGCACTGCCGCCCGGGGGGATCTTCGTCTCGTACGTCCCCACCGTCCCCCAGGTCGTCCAAACGACCGAGACGCTTCGGAACTCAGGGGCGTTCGCGATGATCGAGACGGTCGAGGTGCTGATGCGCCCGTGGAACATCGAGGGACTCAGCGTGCGGCCGGCGCACCGCATGGTGGCGCACACGGGGTTCCTCACCGCGGCTCGCCGGGTCCGCTCGATGGCCGCTGAACGCAACGACATTCCGGAGCCCGATGGACCTGCCGAGGGGGAGGGGGACGACCGCGGCGAGGTCTGA
- a CDS encoding D-alanyl-D-alanine carboxypeptidase family protein, producing the protein MSCRTHWFRRVPKAPARSWGWGILIPLVAFAPTWAGVPSRGPGVEPRRASEVVPVNITATAAILIDARSGQVLYSRNPHLRWPPASTTKIMTALVALEHAHLDTLIEISPEVAHFREGSVVGLPAGAKISLHDLLYALLLPSGNDVALAVAEGVSGSVPAFVDLMNDRAKELGAVQTHFTSPHGLFDREHYTTAYDLALIADAAMQDPVFREIVHTRRWTFSVPGYRARWLFNHNRLLSRYPGADGVKTGYVHQSGQTLVASATRNGWRLIAVLLHSRDEWGDAARLLTYGFTHYRSTEVASVGEPLAVVQLSAGGALLTGVVPQPEYAALLPGDVVRRQVRLDPRVNLPIRRRARVGQVDFYASGRLLRSAPLVAAEDVTAPTGWPGLMSWFGRVVSDLSAVSRL; encoded by the coding sequence ATGAGCTGTCGGACGCACTGGTTCCGCCGGGTCCCTAAGGCCCCGGCGCGCTCGTGGGGGTGGGGCATTCTCATCCCCCTGGTGGCGTTCGCGCCGACGTGGGCGGGGGTGCCGTCCCGCGGGCCGGGGGTTGAGCCGCGTCGAGCCAGTGAGGTCGTTCCGGTAAACATCACCGCCACCGCCGCAATCCTGATAGACGCGAGGTCCGGTCAGGTTCTCTACAGCCGCAACCCCCATCTGCGGTGGCCCCCTGCCAGCACGACCAAAATCATGACCGCGCTCGTGGCGCTGGAGCATGCGCACCTCGACACCCTGATCGAGATCAGCCCAGAGGTGGCGCATTTCCGAGAGGGGTCGGTCGTGGGCCTGCCCGCAGGGGCAAAGATCTCGCTGCACGATTTGCTCTACGCCCTCCTGTTGCCATCGGGGAACGACGTCGCGCTCGCCGTGGCGGAAGGCGTGTCCGGCTCGGTGCCGGCCTTCGTGGATCTGATGAACGATCGCGCCAAGGAACTCGGCGCCGTGCAGACGCATTTCACCTCCCCGCACGGATTGTTCGATCGGGAGCACTACACCACCGCCTACGACCTCGCGCTGATTGCCGACGCGGCGATGCAGGACCCCGTGTTCCGCGAGATCGTGCATACGCGGCGCTGGACATTTTCGGTGCCCGGTTACCGTGCGCGCTGGCTGTTCAACCACAACCGGCTGTTGAGCCGGTATCCGGGCGCGGACGGGGTGAAAACGGGTTACGTCCACCAGTCCGGGCAGACGCTGGTTGCCTCGGCCACGCGAAACGGATGGCGGCTCATCGCCGTGCTCCTTCACAGCCGGGACGAATGGGGCGATGCGGCACGCCTGCTCACCTACGGGTTCACCCACTATCGTTCCACGGAGGTCGCGTCGGTCGGTGAGCCCCTGGCGGTTGTGCAGCTTTCCGCGGGGGGTGCGCTGCTGACCGGAGTGGTGCCCCAACCCGAGTACGCGGCACTGCTTCCGGGCGATGTGGTCCGGCGCCAGGTCAGACTGGATCCGCGCGTGAACCTGCCGATCCGCCGCCGCGCCAGGGTGGGACAGGTCGATTTCTACGCGTCGGGAAGACTGCTGCGCTCCGCTCCACTGGTGGCGGCAGAAGATGTCACGGCCCCCACGGGGTGGCCCGGATTGATGTCGTGGTTCGGCCGCGTCGTGTCGGATTTGTCCGCCGTTTCGCGCCTGTAG
- a CDS encoding MoaD/ThiS family protein, whose product MKVLIRHQKREVEVAGRRRVRDVLAELGINPETVLVIRGTQLLTHDVHLADDDRIELRPVVSGGGA is encoded by the coding sequence GTGAAGGTGCTGATCCGCCACCAAAAACGCGAGGTCGAGGTCGCCGGTCGCCGTCGGGTCCGCGATGTTTTGGCCGAACTGGGAATCAACCCCGAGACCGTACTGGTGATCCGCGGGACGCAACTCCTCACCCACGACGTCCATCTCGCGGACGACGACCGGATCGAGCTTCGTCCGGTGGTGTCGGGAGGCGGGGCCTGA
- a CDS encoding site-2 protease family protein, translating into MLRLDPLVLALLLPAVLLAVTVHEYAHALVADRLGDPTARQLGRLSLNPLVHLDVLGTLFFVLFGFGWARPVPVNPRNFADPRQGMLQVALAGPLANVTVAFAVGLLIRAPGVIDGLWLALASMLVRINLVLAIFNLIPIPPLDGSRILTSLLPVDRAQAYARIQPYGTVLLLLLLYTGVVGQVISPAIRWLYAISTGSFSL; encoded by the coding sequence GTGCTCAGACTGGATCCGCTCGTGCTCGCGTTGCTGCTCCCCGCCGTGCTCCTCGCGGTGACCGTTCATGAGTACGCGCATGCGCTGGTCGCGGACCGGCTGGGAGATCCCACGGCCCGGCAGTTGGGGCGGCTGAGCCTCAATCCCTTGGTCCACCTTGATGTGTTGGGGACGCTGTTCTTCGTGCTGTTCGGGTTTGGGTGGGCGCGTCCCGTGCCCGTGAATCCGCGAAACTTTGCCGACCCCCGGCAGGGAATGCTCCAGGTGGCGCTCGCGGGTCCGCTGGCGAACGTTACGGTCGCGTTCGCGGTCGGCCTGCTCATCCGGGCCCCGGGGGTCATCGATGGGCTCTGGCTCGCCCTTGCCTCAATGCTGGTGAGGATCAATCTCGTGCTCGCGATCTTCAACCTCATTCCGATCCCGCCCCTCGACGGATCGCGGATTCTGACGAGCCTGCTCCCGGTCGATCGGGCGCAGGCGTATGCGCGGATTCAGCCGTACGGCACGGTGTTGCTCCTGTTGCTGCTCTACACCGGAGTGGTGGGGCAGGTGATCTCGCCGGCGATCCGGTGGCTGTACGCAATCTCGACCGGGAGCTTCAGCTTGTGA
- a CDS encoding class I SAM-dependent methyltransferase: MRDERGIWDARYASGDRRHDAGPAALLASWISRWPIGRALDVAAGLGRHALFLARRGWTVDAVDISGEGLRILRRRAQAAELRVGLILADLDRFEVCDGVYDLIVQTFYFQPRLIPRLWRWLRPGGAVYFETHLAVPDDPCHSRYALPPGEARRLFARWELLDYAEGPTTEGEREIATARLVAKRPDHT; encoded by the coding sequence GTGCGTGACGAGCGGGGAATCTGGGACGCTCGGTATGCGTCGGGTGACCGGCGGCATGATGCGGGGCCCGCGGCGCTCCTGGCGTCCTGGATTTCCCGATGGCCCATCGGCCGCGCGTTGGACGTTGCGGCCGGGTTGGGGCGGCACGCCTTGTTCCTCGCCCGTCGCGGGTGGACCGTTGACGCGGTCGACATCTCGGGGGAAGGACTTCGGATCCTCCGCCGGCGAGCGCAAGCGGCGGAACTTCGAGTGGGCCTGATCCTGGCCGACCTTGACCGGTTCGAGGTCTGCGACGGGGTGTACGATCTGATCGTCCAGACCTTCTATTTCCAGCCCCGGCTCATCCCCCGGCTCTGGCGGTGGCTGCGCCCCGGCGGGGCGGTGTATTTCGAAACTCACCTGGCCGTCCCGGATGATCCATGCCACAGTCGGTATGCGCTGCCGCCCGGGGAGGCGCGCCGCCTGTTTGCCCGTTGGGAACTCCTTGACTACGCGGAGGGCCCGACGACGGAGGGGGAGCGGGAAATCGCCACGGCGCGTCTAGTCGCGAAACGCCCGGACCACACATAG
- a CDS encoding ATP-binding protein, producing the protein MRCQKCKGEASVEIRRHHAAFCNEHFVEFFDRQVERSIEGERMFTRDDRVLVVVSGGKDSLALWDVLRRLGYQTTGLYINLGIGEYSHESQRKAEGYAAGQGAELLIADIPHDYGMSVEDFARATGRVSCSACGLSKRYLFNRVAMDRGFPVVATGHNLDDEAAVLLGNLLHWQTEYLARQAPVLQSTHPQFAKKVKPLYRIAERETAAYAVIRGIDYIVEECPNSVGAKSLLYKDALNLLEQAAPGTKQSLYWGFLERGRPLVEALVSPSLRACIHCGQPTTAEVCAFCRMTERAAERMRVRLALASSTPGPTPTPGGGTPAGEDRPETPAPLAEVGRPGRPA; encoded by the coding sequence ATGCGCTGCCAGAAATGCAAGGGCGAGGCTTCGGTTGAGATCCGCCGTCACCACGCGGCGTTCTGCAACGAGCACTTCGTCGAGTTCTTCGATCGGCAGGTGGAGCGATCGATCGAAGGGGAACGGATGTTCACCCGCGACGACCGGGTGCTCGTCGTGGTCTCAGGGGGAAAGGACAGCCTGGCGCTGTGGGATGTCCTGCGCCGACTGGGATACCAGACCACTGGGCTCTACATCAACCTGGGGATCGGCGAGTACTCCCATGAGTCCCAGCGTAAGGCCGAGGGGTACGCCGCCGGGCAGGGGGCGGAACTGCTGATCGCGGACATTCCCCACGACTACGGGATGAGCGTGGAGGACTTTGCGCGGGCGACGGGCCGGGTCAGCTGTTCGGCGTGTGGTCTGAGCAAGCGCTATCTATTCAATCGGGTGGCGATGGACCGGGGGTTTCCGGTGGTCGCCACCGGGCACAACCTCGACGACGAGGCGGCGGTGCTCCTCGGCAACCTCCTGCACTGGCAAACCGAGTACCTGGCCCGTCAGGCGCCGGTGCTGCAGAGCACCCACCCGCAGTTCGCGAAGAAAGTGAAACCGCTCTACCGAATCGCCGAACGCGAGACCGCCGCGTACGCGGTGATCCGCGGCATCGACTACATCGTCGAGGAGTGTCCCAACAGCGTCGGGGCCAAGAGCCTCCTCTACAAAGACGCGCTCAACCTGCTCGAGCAGGCCGCCCCCGGCACGAAGCAGAGTCTTTACTGGGGGTTTCTGGAACGAGGCCGCCCGCTCGTCGAGGCGCTCGTCAGCCCCTCGCTTCGAGCCTGCATCCACTGCGGTCAACCAACGACCGCCGAAGTGTGCGCTTTCTGCCGCATGACCGAGCGGGCGGCCGAGCGAATGCGGGTGCGACTGGCGTTGGCGTCCTCGACCCCCGGTCCGACGCCGACCCCCGGTGGCGGGACGCCGGCGGGGGAGGACCGGCCGGAAACCCCCGCCCCCCTGGCAGAGGTGGGTCGCCCGGGCCGTCCCGCCTAG
- a CDS encoding CoA ester lyase, whose protein sequence is MTGVPWVLRSLLFVPGNRADMIAKAGRYGADAIILDLEDGVAPEEKDQARRVVRAALDAGLPGKPVVWLRVNGAASGLLEMDLREGFRPGVVGVCLPKCETGEDVLTVDVHLRILETAHGLSLGETRLLPMIESARGVVNASAIACRHPRVCGVGFGAEDYTADLGVVRTRQGEEIAYPRAAVSVAAHAAHVEAVDGIFADFRDAEGLRADTAAARRLGYTGKMVIHPAQIAPVHAAFTPGPEEIAHAQRVVNAFEEARSRGSGIVVVDGAMVDRPVVLRAQRTLAIAARSRPAGGEK, encoded by the coding sequence ATGACGGGCGTCCCATGGGTCCTGCGTAGTCTCCTCTTCGTTCCGGGAAACCGCGCCGACATGATTGCGAAGGCGGGGCGCTACGGCGCGGACGCCATCATCCTGGATCTTGAAGATGGGGTGGCGCCGGAGGAGAAGGATCAAGCGCGCCGCGTGGTCCGTGCGGCATTGGACGCCGGACTGCCCGGCAAGCCGGTTGTCTGGCTCCGGGTGAACGGCGCGGCGAGCGGCCTCTTGGAGATGGACCTCCGGGAAGGATTCCGGCCGGGTGTGGTCGGGGTGTGCCTTCCGAAGTGTGAGACCGGGGAAGACGTGCTGACGGTCGACGTCCACCTGCGGATTCTCGAGACCGCGCACGGACTCTCGCTCGGGGAGACCCGGCTGTTGCCAATGATCGAAAGCGCGCGAGGTGTGGTCAATGCGAGCGCGATCGCGTGCCGCCACCCGCGGGTGTGCGGCGTGGGATTCGGCGCTGAGGATTACACAGCGGATCTCGGGGTCGTGCGCACACGGCAGGGGGAAGAGATCGCCTATCCAAGAGCCGCGGTGAGCGTCGCTGCCCATGCCGCCCACGTCGAGGCTGTGGATGGGATTTTTGCGGATTTTCGAGACGCGGAGGGGTTGCGGGCGGACACCGCGGCCGCGCGCCGGCTGGGTTATACCGGCAAGATGGTGATCCACCCAGCGCAGATCGCCCCCGTGCACGCAGCGTTCACGCCGGGCCCGGAGGAAATCGCCCACGCGCAGCGGGTGGTGAACGCATTTGAGGAGGCCCGCTCCCGCGGATCGGGCATCGTGGTGGTCGACGGCGCCATGGTCGATCGCCCCGTCGTCCTGCGAGCGCAGCGTACGCTGGCGATCGCGGCCCGATCGAGGCCGGCGGGCGGCGAGAAATGA